One genomic window of Centropristis striata isolate RG_2023a ecotype Rhode Island chromosome 20, C.striata_1.0, whole genome shotgun sequence includes the following:
- the ndnfl gene encoding protein NDNF — MALMSLSWCLGAALALFCGTSWPQVHSALAPENEVPLRPTTWFPEGKITSVTLPKGRTRRLYFTLKKKAPAMSVTVSPCDLPIEWSLAARTLKDKPLKSLQWSTKKSMPEVWWRGPGSEEKMYSFTGSTVDTYRGPSHPHVSIYILRLRSKQQNSRATVYFHEGLGPSGAFPLLPADPRAHTLGVGMTSVTLSWAPSASITSLPQTQKSYDYCVLVNSQQNYPSLCAARESIRKKQDQKEEKKERGRRVTVWPILKEWWWQQWDSYPEAQTPPSSLADEYADLQCACQGTESVCTVSELLPDTQYYFDVFVIDRLNGTSMPYKGTFARTHEEARPAIITLREGELRWVTFRDRGSNSEQFFSFRPRGWQQSGLLTLQSCGGGEKIKVTVSSKGQVLTSQGVGGDLVHIWLQGSQSYLIHLEREGSITGQISAAADPALPAGLMASVKMQTSSAYHRRGVPSLPSTLQIKSFNRLRGCNSVTLAWMGTEERSLYCVYRRKLGDREAEAGGASALTAPCLGPESRSDTERVLCKYFQELNPRRAVTTAVIGGLEPGMAYVFDVYLMRRWGIPIKYASKMVKTRKEC; from the exons ATGGCACTCATGTCCTTGTCCTGGTGTCTCGGTGCAGCCTTGGCTTTGTTCTGTGGCACTTCGTGGCCCCAGGTGCACTCAGCCCTGGCACCTGAGAATGAGGTGCCACTTCGTCCGACGACATGGTTCCCAGAAGGAAAGATCACCTCCGTAACTCTCCCCAAAGGACGGACTCGCAG GCTATACTTCACACTGAAGAAGAAGGCCCCGGCAATGTCGGTGACTGTCAGCCCCTGTGACCTCCCTATCGAGTGGAGCTTGGCAGCCCGCACCCTGAAGGACAAACCCCTCAAGAGCCTGCAGT GGAGCACCAAAAAGAGTATGCCTGAGGTGTGGTGGCGAGGTCCTGGCTCTGAGGAGAAAATGTACAGCTTCACAGGCAGTACAGTTGACACCTACAGGGGTCCTTCCCATCCCCATGTTTCCATCTACATCCTGAGGCTGCGCTCCAAACAGCAGAACAGCAGAGCTACAGTGTACTTCCATGAAGGCCTGGGCCCCTCAGGCGCATTCCCTTTGCTCCCGGCTGACCCTCGAGCTCACACATTAGGTGTAGGCATGACCAGTGTCACCCTCAGCTGGGCGCCGAGTGCCTCCATCACCAGCCTCCCACAGACGCAGAAAAGTTATGATTACTGTGTCCTTGTCAACTCTCAGCAAAACTACCCGAGTCTTTGTGCTGCACGAGAGAGCATAAGGAAAAAGCAAGAccagaaagaggaaaagaaggagagggggaggagagtgACAGTGTGGCCAATTTTAAAGGAGTGGTGGTGGCAGCAGTGGGACTCTTATCCTGAAGCTCAGACTCCACCTTCCTCCCTTGCTGATGAGTATGCTGACCTCCAGTGTGCGTGTCAGGGGACAGAGAGTGTTTGCACCGTCTCTGAGCTCCTGCCTGACACCCAGTATTACTTTGACGTTTTCGTGATTGACAGGCTGAACGGGACCAGCATGCCGTACAAGGGGACATTTGCTCGAACGCACGAGGAGGCACGGCCAGCGATCATAACGCTAAGAGAAGGGGAGCTGAGGTGGGTGACCTTCCGCGACAGAGGCTCCAACTCAGAGCAGTTCTTCAGCTTCCGTCCTCGGGGCTGGCAACAGAGTGGCCTCCTCACTTTGCAGAGCTGCGGTGGAGGTGAAAAGATCAAGGTGACCGTGTCCAGTAAAGGTCAGGTTTTGACCTCGCAGGGTGTGGGGGGAGATTTAGTGCACATTTGGCTCCAGGGAAGTCAGTCATATCTCATCCACTTGGAAAGAGAAGGAAGTATCACTGGCCagatctctgctgctgcagaccCAGCTCTACCAGCAGGCCTGATGGCTTCTGTTAAAATGCAGACCTCCTCAGCCTACCACCGCAGAGGTGTCCCATCTCTGCCCTCCACCTTGCAGATAAAATCCTTCAACCGGTTGCGTGGTTGCAACAGTGTCACTCTGGCGTGGATGGGCACAGAGGAAAGAAGCTTGTACTGTGTGTACCGTAGAAAGCTGGGAGACCGCGAAGCAGAGGCAGGGGGGGCGTCAGCTCTAACTGCGCCCTGTCTGGGACCAGAGTCCCGCTCTGATACCGAGAGGGTTCTCTGCAAGTATTTCCAGGAGCTGAATCCTCGGCGGGCCGTCACTACAGCTGTGATCGGGGGCCTGGAGCCAGGGATGGCCTATGTGTTTGATGTCTATCTAATGAGACGCTGGGGGATCCCTATCAAGTACGCCAGCAAGATGGTGAAGACCAGGAAGGAGTGCTGA